In a single window of the Populus alba chromosome 16, ASM523922v2, whole genome shotgun sequence genome:
- the LOC118033157 gene encoding probable protein S-acyltransferase 4 isoform X2: protein MNPNLGSSSSTGASPARGEGRGGGGGNGGMDKGYKPKRLYQVWKGSNRFFCGGRLIFGPDVASIFLSMLLIAAPAIGFCIKVYNKILDKGTKNPARWYPVFFVGSILTVLDLLFLFLTSSRDPGIVRRNTRPPESDETGDVTQSMEWVNGRTPYLRLPRTKDVMVNGHAVKVKYCDTCLLYRPPRASHCSICNNCVQRFDHHCPWVGQCIGIRNYRFFFMFISTATILCLFVFGFSWVFILDGKPNVWEAISHDVLADFLIVYCFIAVWFVGGLTAFHSYLISTNQTTYENFRYRYDKKENPYNRGGIRNIREIFFSKIPPSMNKFRSFVDEDEYMAVGSLTLNLGDNLVSSKEKIDIEIGAKVAGASNYSLPEILRNLDYDDDSDDNLKMEEDGRPGMDLFSHGELDLKGSVQTSIVGDGSIESVQGPDALDGVRESARSSRESVQISIAGDGAGEPAQSSIADNRVIESLQSSIAEDGVLIKKSTVEDGTNLAKGTNNNHNCHQTTAPDLQV, encoded by the exons ATGAATCCAAATTtgggttcttcttcttctactggTGCTTCTCCTGCTAGAGGAGAAGGACGAGGAGGCGGCGGGGGAAATGGAGGGATGGACAAGGGTTATAAGCCGAAGAGGTTATATCAAGTTTGGAAAGGAAGCAAT AGATTTTTCTGTGGCGGGAGATTGATCTTTGGTCCGGATGTGGCATCGATTTTTCTATCAATGCTTCTTATTGCTGCCCCTGCTATTGGTTTTTGTATAAAAGTCTATAACAAGATTTTGGACAAAGGTACCAAAAATCCAGCTCGGTGGTATCCTGTATTTTTCGTGGGCTCGATCCTTACTGTATTA GATTTATTGTTTCTATTCTTAACATCTTCTCGGGATCCTGGAATAGTCCGTAGAAACACAAGGCCTCCCGAGTCAGATGAAACAGGTGACGTCACCCAATCAATGGAATGGGTCAATGGGAGAACCCCCTATTTGAGATTACCTCGGACAAAAGATGTGATGGTAAATGGCCATGCAGTAAAAGTTAAGTACTGTGACACATGTTTGCTTTATCGTCCTCCTCGTGCTTCTCATTGTTCAATTTGCAACAACTGTGTTCAGAGATTTGATCATCACTGTCCATGGGTTGGTCAGTGTATTGGAATA CGTAACTATCGGTTCTTCTTCATGTTTATATCAACAGCAACCATCTTGTGCTTATTTGTTTTCGGGTTTAGTTGGGTCTTCATTCTTGATGGGAAGCCAAATGTATGGGAAGCTATATCACATGATGTACTCGCTGATTTTCTCATAGTCTACTGCTTCATAGCTGTCTGGTTTGTTGGTGGCCTCACAGCTTTCCATTCCTATCTGATTAGCACAAACCAG ACTACATATGAGAATTTCCGTTACAGGTATGATAAGAAGGAGAATCCATATAATAGGGGAGGAATAAGAAATATTAGAGAAATCTTTTTCTCCAAGATTCCACCTTCAATGAATAAATTTCGATCATTTGTGGATGAAGATGAATATATGGCAGTCGGCTCTCTGACGCTAAATCTTGGAGATAATTTGGTTAGCTCAAAGGAGAAAATCGACATTGAAATAGGAGCTAAGGTTGCAGGAGCTAGTAACTATTCCCTTCCAGAAATTTTGCGAAATTTAGATTACGATGATGATTCTGATGATAATTTAAAGATGGAGGAAGATGGAAGGCCAGGCATGGACCTATTCTCTCACGGTGAACTAGATTTGAAAGGATCAGTGCAAACCTCTATTGTTGGAGATGGATCAATAGAATCTGTACAAGGTCCAGATGCCTTGGATGGAGTGAGGGAATCTGCTAGAAGTTCAAGAGAATCAGTTCAAATTTCCATTGCTGGAGATGGAGCTGGAGAAC CTGCTCAAAGTTCCATTGCTGATAATAGAGTGATAGAATCTTTGCAAAGCTCTATTGCTGAAGATGGAGTATTAATCAAGAAATCTACCGTTGAAGATGGGACAAACCTGGCCAAGGGAACTAATAACAATCATAATTGTCATCAAACCACAGCACCAGATCTTCAAGTATAG
- the LOC118033155 gene encoding LOW QUALITY PROTEIN: calmodulin-7-like (The sequence of the model RefSeq protein was modified relative to this genomic sequence to represent the inferred CDS: deleted 1 base in 1 codon), with the protein MADQLTDDQISEFKEAFSLFDKDGDGCITTKELGTVMRSLGQNPTEAELQDMINEVDADGNGTIDFPEFLNLMARKMKDTDSEEELKEAFRVFDKDQNGFISAAELRHVMTNLGEKLTDEEVDEMIREADVDGDGQINYEEFVKVMMAK; encoded by the exons atggCGGATCAATTGACGGATGACCAGATCTCTGAGTTCAAGGAAGCTTTCAGC TTGTTCGATAAGGATGGCGATG GTTGCATCACCACCAAGGAATTGGGGACTGTGATGAGATCTCTTGGACAGAACCCGACTGAGGCTGAACTCCAGGACATGATCAACGAGGTTGATGCTGATGGAAATGGTACAATTGATTTTCCTGAGTTCCTGAACCTCATGGCAAGGAAGATGAAGGATACCGACTCTGAGGAGGAGCTCAAAGAGGCATTCAGGGTTTTTGACAAGGATCAGAATGGTTTCATCTCCGCAGCTGAGCTTCGTCATGTGATGACTAACCTTGGTGAGAAGCTTACCGATGAAGAGGTCGATGAGATGATAAGGGAAGCCGATGTGGATGGTGATGGCCAGATAAATTACGAGGAATTTGTCAAGGTTATGATGGCTAAGTGA
- the LOC118033157 gene encoding probable protein S-acyltransferase 4 isoform X1, with product MNPNLGSSSSTGASPARGEGRGGGGGNGGMDKGYKPKRLYQVWKGSNRFFCGGRLIFGPDVASIFLSMLLIAAPAIGFCIKVYNKILDKGTKNPARWYPVFFVGSILTVLDLLFLFLTSSRDPGIVRRNTRPPESDETGDVTQSMEWVNGRTPYLRLPRTKDVMVNGHAVKVKYCDTCLLYRPPRASHCSICNNCVQRFDHHCPWVGQCIGIRNYRFFFMFISTATILCLFVFGFSWVFILDGKPNVWEAISHDVLADFLIVYCFIAVWFVGGLTAFHSYLISTNQTTYENFRYRYDKKENPYNRGGIRNIREIFFSKIPPSMNKFRSFVDEDEYMAVGSLTLNLGDNLVSSKEKIDIEIGAKVAGASNYSLPEILRNLDYDDDSDDNLKMEEDGRPGMDLFSHGELDLKGSVQTSIVGDGSIESVQGPDALDGVRESARSSRESVQISIAGDGAGEPAQSSIAGDGAGEPAQSSIADNRVIESLQSSIAEDGVLIKKSTVEDGTNLAKGTNNNHNCHQTTAPDLQV from the exons ATGAATCCAAATTtgggttcttcttcttctactggTGCTTCTCCTGCTAGAGGAGAAGGACGAGGAGGCGGCGGGGGAAATGGAGGGATGGACAAGGGTTATAAGCCGAAGAGGTTATATCAAGTTTGGAAAGGAAGCAAT AGATTTTTCTGTGGCGGGAGATTGATCTTTGGTCCGGATGTGGCATCGATTTTTCTATCAATGCTTCTTATTGCTGCCCCTGCTATTGGTTTTTGTATAAAAGTCTATAACAAGATTTTGGACAAAGGTACCAAAAATCCAGCTCGGTGGTATCCTGTATTTTTCGTGGGCTCGATCCTTACTGTATTA GATTTATTGTTTCTATTCTTAACATCTTCTCGGGATCCTGGAATAGTCCGTAGAAACACAAGGCCTCCCGAGTCAGATGAAACAGGTGACGTCACCCAATCAATGGAATGGGTCAATGGGAGAACCCCCTATTTGAGATTACCTCGGACAAAAGATGTGATGGTAAATGGCCATGCAGTAAAAGTTAAGTACTGTGACACATGTTTGCTTTATCGTCCTCCTCGTGCTTCTCATTGTTCAATTTGCAACAACTGTGTTCAGAGATTTGATCATCACTGTCCATGGGTTGGTCAGTGTATTGGAATA CGTAACTATCGGTTCTTCTTCATGTTTATATCAACAGCAACCATCTTGTGCTTATTTGTTTTCGGGTTTAGTTGGGTCTTCATTCTTGATGGGAAGCCAAATGTATGGGAAGCTATATCACATGATGTACTCGCTGATTTTCTCATAGTCTACTGCTTCATAGCTGTCTGGTTTGTTGGTGGCCTCACAGCTTTCCATTCCTATCTGATTAGCACAAACCAG ACTACATATGAGAATTTCCGTTACAGGTATGATAAGAAGGAGAATCCATATAATAGGGGAGGAATAAGAAATATTAGAGAAATCTTTTTCTCCAAGATTCCACCTTCAATGAATAAATTTCGATCATTTGTGGATGAAGATGAATATATGGCAGTCGGCTCTCTGACGCTAAATCTTGGAGATAATTTGGTTAGCTCAAAGGAGAAAATCGACATTGAAATAGGAGCTAAGGTTGCAGGAGCTAGTAACTATTCCCTTCCAGAAATTTTGCGAAATTTAGATTACGATGATGATTCTGATGATAATTTAAAGATGGAGGAAGATGGAAGGCCAGGCATGGACCTATTCTCTCACGGTGAACTAGATTTGAAAGGATCAGTGCAAACCTCTATTGTTGGAGATGGATCAATAGAATCTGTACAAGGTCCAGATGCCTTGGATGGAGTGAGGGAATCTGCTAGAAGTTCAAGAGAATCAGTTCAAATTTCCATTGCTGGAGATGGAGCTGGAGAACCTGCTCAAAGTTCCATTGCTGGAGATGGAGCTGGAGAACCTGCTCAAAGTTCCATTGCTGATAATAGAGTGATAGAATCTTTGCAAAGCTCTATTGCTGAAGATGGAGTATTAATCAAGAAATCTACCGTTGAAGATGGGACAAACCTGGCCAAGGGAACTAATAACAATCATAATTGTCATCAAACCACAGCACCAGATCTTCAAGTATAG
- the LOC118033154 gene encoding ubiquitin-conjugating enzyme E2 22: MATNENLPPNVIKQLAKELKNLDESPPEGIQVGVNDDDFSIIYADIEGPAGTPYENGVFRMKLLLSHDFPHSPPKGYFLTRIFHPNIASNGEICVNTLKKDWNPSLGLRHVLTVVRCLLIEPFPESALNEQAGKMLLENYEEYARHARIYTGIHAKPKPKFKTGAISESTTALNVDQSIGDQKSVAVGAVVPLQSPLAPCTTASKGGNSQDQPAAAGPTHETGMSGSVAAATPGTLKKDAGLTKVQAGKKKMDARKKSLKRL; the protein is encoded by the exons ATG gcAACCAATGAAAATCTTCCACCCAATGTAATTAAACAACTTGCAAAGGAACTGAAGAATCTTGATGAATCACCACCTGAAGGAATTCAAGTAGGAGtaaatgatgatgatttttcaatcatatATGCTGATATTGAAGGCCCAG CTGGGACACCATATGAAAATGGCGTTTTCCGCATGAAGCTGTTACTATCTCATGATTTTCCACACTCTCCTCCTAAAG GTTACTTCCTGACTAGGATTTTCCATCCCAATATTGCTTCGAATGGTGAGATTTGTGTTAATACGCTTAAAAAGGACTGGAATCCAAGTCTTGGGTTACGCCATGTTCTCACT GTAGTGAGGTGTTTATTAATTGAACCATTTCCAGAGTCAGCTTTGAATGAACAGGCTGGCAAGATGCTCCTCGAAAATTATGAAGAGTATGCCAGACATGCCAG GATATATACTGGTATCCATGCGAAGCCGAAACCTAAGTTCAAGACTGGAGCCATTTCAGAATCAACTACGGCTCTGAATGTTGACCAAAGCATTGGTGACCAAAAGAGTGTAGCTGTTGGTGCTGTCGTACCGTTGCAATCCCCACTGGCCCCTTGTACAACAGCGAGCAAAGGAGGAAATAGTCAGGATCAGCCAGCTGCTGCAGGTCCAACGCACGAGACAGGAATGAGTGGATCTGTGGCTGCAGCAACACCCGGTACCCTGAAAAAAGATGCTGGACTTACAAAAGTTCAGGCAGGCAAGAAGAAAATGGATGCAAGAAAAAAGAGCTTAAAGAGATTATGA
- the LOC118033159 gene encoding magnesium-protoporphyrin IX monomethyl ester [oxidative] cyclase, chloroplastic isoform X1, with the protein MAAEMALVKPISKFSSTPKFGNPRSFSYPKFSTIKMSATTQTTSPKPKKKGNKGEIKETLLAPRFYTTDFDEMETLFNTEINKNLNQSEFEALLQEFKTDYNQTHFVRNKEFKEAADKMQGPLRQIFVEFLERSCTAEFSGFLLYKELGRRLKKTNPVVAEIFSLMSRDEARHAGCVKILAFFFSHVNHFSRMIEPLYIQLTFFGVACRFLNKGLSDFNLALDLGFLTKARKYTFFKPKFIFYATYLSEKIGYWRYITIYRHLQENPDYQCYPIFKYFENWCQDENRHGDFFSALMKAQPQFLNDWKAKLWSRFFCLSVYVTMYLNDCQRTAFYEGIGLNTKEFDMHVIIETNRTTARIFPAVLDVENPEFKRKLDRMVEINQKLIAVSESQDNSFVKNFKRIPLIAALASELLAAYLMPPIESGSVDFAEFEPQLVY; encoded by the exons ATGGCTGCGGAGATGGCTTTAGTAAAACCCATCTCCAAATTTAGCTCCACACCGAAATTTGGGAACCCAAGAAGTTTCTCATACCCCAAATTCAGTACCATCAAGATGTCAGCTACTACACAAACAACAAGTCCAAAGCCAAAGAAGAAAGGTAACAAAGGTGAAATCAAAGAGACCCTTTTGGCACCTAGGTTCTACACCACTGATTTTGATGAAATGGAGACCCTTTTCAATACTGAGATTAACAAGAACTTGAACCAGTCTGAGTTTGAAGCACTTCTGCAAGAATTCAAGACCGACTACAACCAGACTCACTTTGTGAGAAACAAGGAGTTCAAGGAAGCAGCTGACAAGATGCAAGGACCATTGAGACAGATTTTTGTTGAGTTCTTGGAGAGGTCTTGCACTGCTGAGTTCTCTGGCTTCCTTCTCTACAAAGAGCTTGGAAGGAGACTCAAG AAAACCAATCCAGTGGTAGCAGAGATTTTCTCCCTCATGTCCAGGGATGAAGCCAGGCATGCTGGGTGTGTGAAAATATTGGCCTTCTTTTTCTCACATGTGAATCACTTTTCAAGAATGATTGAACCTTTGTATATACAATTGACTTTTTTTGGTGTTGCATGCAGATTTTTGAACAAGGGTTTGTCTGATTTCAATCTGGCCTTGGACTTGGGGTTCCTAACAAAGGCTAGGAAATACACATTTTTCAAGCCAAAGTTCATTTTCTATGCTACATATTTGTCTGAGAAAATTGGGTACTGGAGATACATAACAATTTACAGACATCTCCAGGAAAATCCTGACTACCAGTGTTATCCCATTTTCAAGTACTTTGAGAACTGGTGCCAGGATGAGAACAGACATGGTGATTTCTTCTCTGCATTGATGAAAGCACAGCCTCAATTCCTCAACGATTGGAAGGCAAAGCTGTGGTCACGTTTCTTCTGCCTATCG GTATATGTGACAATGTACCTTAACGATTGCCAGCGAACTGCTTTCTATGAAGGCATTGGGCTCAATACCAAAGAATTTGACATGCATGTGATTATTGAG ACAAACCGCACAACAGCTAGAATCTTTCCAGCTGTGCTGGATGTTGAGAACCCGGAGTTCAAGAGGAAGTTGGACAGAATGGTGGAAATTAACCAGAAGCTGATAGCTGTTAGTGAGAGCCAAGACAATTCCTTTGTCAAGAACTTCAAGAGAATTCCCCTTATTGCAGCATTAGCTTCTGAGCTCTTGGCTGCATATCTAATGCCACCAATCGAGTCTGGATCTGTTGATTTCGCAGAGTTTGAACCGCAACTTGTTTACTAA
- the LOC118033197 gene encoding probable protein S-acyltransferase 1 yields the protein MDPPSTPKSRRLYQIWKGNNKFLCGGRAVFGPDASSLFLTTFLIGGPAIAFCIKMLLLIIRNDDPQYGYPVLVGGMVLTIMDFLFLFLTSGRDPGIIPRNSQPPESDESVSLATQSMEGVNNKIADLKLHRTKDVVFNGHSIKLKFCDTCLLYRPPRASHCSICNNCIQKFDHHCPWVGQCIGLRNYPYFIGFISTSTTLCMYVFVFSWFNVLRQQGTLWSIMSHDVLSVVLIAYCFVAVWFVGGLTLFHLYLISTNQTTYENFRYRYDKKENPFTRGILKNFKQVFFSKIPASAINFREWVSEDDDSVMGSSDINGNFIGKGKFDIEMGGKFGKDGAMHLPSVLQNLDDDGSLNDNLKKKVEGKAAFDPFFFPADQEQTNSPQTSRDKSSAAEDKRKQ from the exons ATGGACCCTCCTTCCACACCAAAATCCAGGAGGCTCTATCAAATTTGGAAGGGAAACAAT AAATTTCTTTGTGGTGGGAGAGCAGTCTTTGGTCCTGATGCATCATCTCTATTCTTGACAACATTTTTAATTGGAGGTCCTGCAATAGCATTCTGCATAAAGATGCTGCTGCTGATAATCAGAAATGATGATCCACAGTATGGCTATCCAGTACTAGTCGGGGGAATGGTCCTCACTATTATG GACTTCTTATTTCTCTTCTTGACGTCAGGTAGAGATCCAGGAATAATCCCTAGAAACTCTCAGCCACCTGAATCAGATGAATCGGTTAGCCTTGCTACCCAATCTATGGAGGGGGTTAATAACAAAATTGCCGACTTGAAATTGCATCGTACAAAGGACGTAGTTTTTAATGGCCACAGTATTAAATTGAAGTTCTGTGACACTTGTCTGTTATATCGTCCACCCCGAGCTTCACATTGCTCCATCTGCAACAACTGTATTCAGAAGTTTGATCATCATTGTCCATGGGTGGGTCAGTGCATTGGATTG CGCAACTACCCATATTTCATAGGCTTTATATCCACATCAACCACTTTGTGCATGTATGTGTTCGTGTTTTCTTGGTTCAATGTTCTCCGGCAACAGGGAACTTTGTGGAGCATTATGTCTCATGACGTTCTATCTGTTGTTCTCATTGCGTACTGCTTTGTAGCTGTCTGGTTTGTTGGTGGCCTTACGCTTTTCCACCTCTACCTGATTAGCACCAACCAG ACCACTTATGAAAATTTCCGGTACCGCTATGATAAGAAGGAAAACCCCTTCACCAGAGGGATACTAAAGAACTTTAAACAAGTATTCTTCTCGAAGATCCCAGCTTCAGCAATCAATTTCCGAGAGTGGGTGTCAGAAGATGATGATTCTGTAATGGGTAGTTCAGACATAAATGGAAACTTCATTGGGAAAGGGAAATTTGATATAGAAATGGGAGGTAAATTTGGCAAAGATGGGGCCATGCATCTTCCAAGTGTTTTGCAGAATTTGGATGATGATGGCAGTCTTAAtgataatttgaagaaaaaggtCGAAGGAAAAGCCGCATTTGACCCGTTTTTCTTTCCCGCTGATCAAGAACAAACAAATTCACCACAGACCTCCAGGGATAAAAGCAGTGCTGCTGAAGATAAAAGGAAACAATAG
- the LOC118033159 gene encoding magnesium-protoporphyrin IX monomethyl ester [oxidative] cyclase, chloroplastic isoform X2 → MAAEMALVKPISKFSSTPKFGNPRSFSYPKFSTIKMSATTQTTSPKPKKKGNKGEIKETLLAPRFYTTDFDEMETLFNTEINKNLNQSEFEALLQEFKTDYNQTHFVRNKEFKEAADKMQGPLRQIFVEFLERSCTAEFSGFLLYKELGRRLKKTNPVVAEIFSLMSRDEARHAGFLNKGLSDFNLALDLGFLTKARKYTFFKPKFIFYATYLSEKIGYWRYITIYRHLQENPDYQCYPIFKYFENWCQDENRHGDFFSALMKAQPQFLNDWKAKLWSRFFCLSVYVTMYLNDCQRTAFYEGIGLNTKEFDMHVIIETNRTTARIFPAVLDVENPEFKRKLDRMVEINQKLIAVSESQDNSFVKNFKRIPLIAALASELLAAYLMPPIESGSVDFAEFEPQLVY, encoded by the exons ATGGCTGCGGAGATGGCTTTAGTAAAACCCATCTCCAAATTTAGCTCCACACCGAAATTTGGGAACCCAAGAAGTTTCTCATACCCCAAATTCAGTACCATCAAGATGTCAGCTACTACACAAACAACAAGTCCAAAGCCAAAGAAGAAAGGTAACAAAGGTGAAATCAAAGAGACCCTTTTGGCACCTAGGTTCTACACCACTGATTTTGATGAAATGGAGACCCTTTTCAATACTGAGATTAACAAGAACTTGAACCAGTCTGAGTTTGAAGCACTTCTGCAAGAATTCAAGACCGACTACAACCAGACTCACTTTGTGAGAAACAAGGAGTTCAAGGAAGCAGCTGACAAGATGCAAGGACCATTGAGACAGATTTTTGTTGAGTTCTTGGAGAGGTCTTGCACTGCTGAGTTCTCTGGCTTCCTTCTCTACAAAGAGCTTGGAAGGAGACTCAAG AAAACCAATCCAGTGGTAGCAGAGATTTTCTCCCTCATGTCCAGGGATGAAGCCAGGCATGCTGG ATTTTTGAACAAGGGTTTGTCTGATTTCAATCTGGCCTTGGACTTGGGGTTCCTAACAAAGGCTAGGAAATACACATTTTTCAAGCCAAAGTTCATTTTCTATGCTACATATTTGTCTGAGAAAATTGGGTACTGGAGATACATAACAATTTACAGACATCTCCAGGAAAATCCTGACTACCAGTGTTATCCCATTTTCAAGTACTTTGAGAACTGGTGCCAGGATGAGAACAGACATGGTGATTTCTTCTCTGCATTGATGAAAGCACAGCCTCAATTCCTCAACGATTGGAAGGCAAAGCTGTGGTCACGTTTCTTCTGCCTATCG GTATATGTGACAATGTACCTTAACGATTGCCAGCGAACTGCTTTCTATGAAGGCATTGGGCTCAATACCAAAGAATTTGACATGCATGTGATTATTGAG ACAAACCGCACAACAGCTAGAATCTTTCCAGCTGTGCTGGATGTTGAGAACCCGGAGTTCAAGAGGAAGTTGGACAGAATGGTGGAAATTAACCAGAAGCTGATAGCTGTTAGTGAGAGCCAAGACAATTCCTTTGTCAAGAACTTCAAGAGAATTCCCCTTATTGCAGCATTAGCTTCTGAGCTCTTGGCTGCATATCTAATGCCACCAATCGAGTCTGGATCTGTTGATTTCGCAGAGTTTGAACCGCAACTTGTTTACTAA
- the LOC118033156 gene encoding probable aquaporin SIP2-1 yields MVSKTRLILSDFVVSLMWVWSGSLIKIFVFKVLGMGHDSRGEFLKNSLSIVNMFLFAFLGKVTKGGTYNPLTILSSAISGDFSQFLFTIGARIPAQVIGSITGVRLFIDTFPEIGLGPRLTVDIHKGALTEGLLTFAIVTISLGLARKIPGSFFMKTWISSVSKLSLHILGSDLTGGCMNPASVMGWAYARGDHITKEHILVYWLAPIEGTLLAVWTFKLLFRPQKQDEKEKLKGKTE; encoded by the exons atggtttccAAGACTCGTTTAATTCTGTCAGATTTTGTAGTTTCTCTTATGTGGGTATGGTCAGGTTCTTTGATAAAGATTTTTGTGTTCAAGGTTTTGGGAATGGGGCATGATTCAAGAGGTGAATTTTTGAAGAACTCTTTGTCAATTGTGAACATGTTTCTTTTTGCGTTCTTGGGTAAGGTTACTAAAGGAGGGACTTATAATCCTCTTACTATTTTGTCTTCTGCTATTTCTGGGGATTTCAGTCAGTTTCTCTTCACCATTGGGGCTAGAATCCCTGCTCAG GTAATTGGATCTATCACTGGGGTTAGGCTCTTTATTGATACGTTTCCTGAGATAGGACTTGGACCACGTTTGACTGTTGACATCCATAAAGGAGCTCTCACAGAAGGATTGCTGACATTTGCAATTGTTACTATCTCTCTTGGGCTTGCAAGAAAGATCCCTGGAAGTTTCTTCATGAAGACTTGGATCTCAAGTGTCTCGAAGTTATCTCTTCACATACTTGGCTCTGATCTAACGGGTGGTTGTATGAACCCAGCCTCT GTGATGGGATGGGCTTATGCCCGTGGAGATCATATAACCAAGGAGCATATACTCGTATATTGGCTTGCCCCAATAGAGGGAACTCTGCTGGCAGTATGGACATTTAAGTTGCTATTTCGTCCACAAAAACaagatgagaaagaaaagttGAAGGGCAAAACAGAATGA